A single window of Modestobacter italicus DNA harbors:
- a CDS encoding MBL fold metallo-hydrolase, producing MNRSDVQQVADGVFRVDGGIVNWYLLRDGRDLTLVDAGYPGNAGDVESSIRLLGHDPGDVRALLVTHAHADHIGAAGPLHARYGTPAFCSAAEVPHARREFLEQVTPVQVLANAWRPGVLPWAVRAVRLGGTTASAVPHAQPFPGPGPLDLPGGPVPVPTPGHTCGHSAFLLPAVGAVLTGDGLVTGHPTSRRRGPQLLPGFFDHDRTATVAALAPLAELDADLVLPGHGEPWRGPVAHAVASAQA from the coding sequence ATGAACCGCAGCGACGTCCAGCAGGTCGCCGACGGGGTGTTCCGCGTCGACGGCGGCATCGTGAACTGGTACCTGCTGCGCGACGGCCGGGACCTCACGCTGGTCGACGCCGGGTACCCGGGCAACGCCGGGGACGTCGAGTCCTCGATCCGGCTCCTCGGGCACGACCCGGGCGACGTCCGAGCGCTGCTGGTCACCCACGCGCACGCCGACCACATCGGCGCGGCCGGTCCGCTGCACGCGCGGTACGGCACCCCTGCGTTCTGCAGCGCCGCCGAGGTCCCGCACGCGCGGCGGGAGTTCCTCGAGCAGGTGACGCCGGTGCAGGTGCTGGCGAACGCCTGGCGGCCGGGCGTGCTGCCGTGGGCGGTGCGGGCCGTCCGGCTCGGCGGCACGACGGCGAGCGCCGTCCCGCACGCGCAGCCGTTCCCCGGGCCCGGCCCGCTGGACCTGCCCGGCGGGCCGGTGCCGGTGCCGACGCCCGGGCACACCTGCGGGCACAGCGCCTTCCTGCTGCCGGCCGTCGGGGCGGTGCTCACCGGCGACGGGCTGGTCACCGGGCACCCGACCTCGCGGCGCCGGGGCCCGCAGCTGCTGCCCGGCTTCTTCGACCACGACCGGACGGCGACGGTGGCCGCGCTGGCGCCGTTGGCCGAGCTGGACGCCGACCTGGTGCTCCCCGGGCACGGCGAGCCCTGGCGTGGGCCGGTCGCCCACGCGGTGGCCTCGGCTCAGGCCTGA
- a CDS encoding CGNR zinc finger domain-containing protein, giving the protein MDYDTYGSNAVELAIDLANADRDDPGWVRAFLDAHTEWFTEGTSLTLPEQDAGQVAQTATLVRDVALAESEPDVMARLNALLALASPRPYATDHDGELHLHYARPDAGAVEQLTTTVAMGLSQVVVQHGWQRLGVCSAEGCGNVYVDTSRNASRRYCSNTCASRSTVAAYRARKRA; this is encoded by the coding sequence ATGGACTACGACACCTACGGGTCCAACGCGGTGGAGCTGGCGATCGACCTCGCCAACGCCGACCGCGACGACCCGGGCTGGGTGCGGGCGTTCCTCGATGCCCACACCGAGTGGTTCACCGAGGGCACCTCGCTGACCCTGCCGGAGCAGGACGCCGGGCAGGTGGCCCAGACGGCGACGCTGGTCCGCGACGTCGCCCTGGCCGAGAGCGAGCCCGACGTGATGGCCCGCCTCAACGCCCTGCTGGCGCTGGCCTCCCCCCGGCCCTACGCCACCGACCACGACGGCGAGCTGCACCTGCACTACGCCCGTCCGGACGCCGGTGCGGTCGAGCAGCTGACGACGACGGTGGCGATGGGCCTGTCGCAGGTCGTCGTCCAGCACGGCTGGCAGCGGCTGGGCGTCTGCTCGGCCGAGGGCTGCGGCAACGTCTACGTCGACACCTCGCGCAACGCCAGCCGCCGCTACTGCTCCAACACCTGCGCCAGCCGCTCGACGGTCGCCGCCTACCGGGCCCGCAAGCGCGCCTGA
- a CDS encoding MSMEG_0570 family nitrogen starvation response protein yields MPEVMVDVQWPDGSREWVYSPSTVVEDVFSAGASYPLAEFVALSRTAMTEASRRVQERYGFPCSRAAATLAGIEGTATRFDTGDVQVAGFRRQA; encoded by the coding sequence GTGCCCGAGGTGATGGTCGACGTCCAGTGGCCCGACGGCAGCCGGGAGTGGGTCTACTCCCCCTCCACCGTCGTGGAGGACGTGTTCAGCGCCGGCGCGAGCTACCCGCTCGCCGAGTTCGTCGCGCTGAGCCGGACGGCGATGACCGAGGCCAGCCGCCGGGTGCAGGAGCGCTACGGGTTCCCGTGCTCCCGCGCCGCGGCCACGCTGGCCGGCATCGAGGGGACGGCGACCCGGTTCGACACCGGCGACGTCCAGGTGGCCGGCTTCCGCCGTCAGGCCTGA
- a CDS encoding amino acid permease — translation MTAPSLRQQLFRRKPVSAMVAETGGDDGGGGLARRIGPLQLMSFGIGATIGTGIFFVLTTAVPEAGPAVIVSFVIAAVTAGFTALCYAELASSIPVAGSSYSYAYATLGEVVAYGVGWCLVLEYAVSSGAVAVGWSEYLNQLLDDTLGVRIPDALSAAPGAGGVVNLPAIVLVTLCALLLVRGASESARANAVMVIIKIAVLLLFVVIAFTGFDSGNLTPFAPMGVAGISAAASTIFFSFIGLDAVSTAGEEVRDPRRTLPLAIIGALVVVTVVYLLVALSAVGAQPAEEFEGQEAGLALILERVTGSSWPGILLAAGAVVSIFSVTLVTMYGQTRILFAMSRDGMIPSLFAKVDPRTLTPVRGTVAVALFVGLLAGFVPLDFLIDLTSMGTLVAFTVVSIGVMVLRRTAPDLPRGFRVPGYPVVPVLSVLFCMYLISGLSGTTFALFAGWLVLAAVVYVTYSRKHSRLRTPSR, via the coding sequence GTGACCGCTCCCTCCTTGCGCCAGCAGCTGTTCCGCCGCAAGCCGGTGTCGGCGATGGTGGCCGAGACCGGCGGGGACGACGGCGGTGGGGGCCTCGCCCGCCGGATCGGCCCGCTGCAGCTGATGAGCTTCGGCATCGGCGCGACGATCGGCACCGGCATCTTCTTCGTGCTGACCACCGCGGTGCCGGAGGCGGGCCCGGCCGTGATCGTCAGCTTCGTCATCGCCGCGGTGACGGCGGGGTTCACCGCGCTCTGCTACGCCGAGCTGGCCTCGAGCATCCCGGTGGCGGGCTCCTCGTACTCCTACGCCTACGCGACCCTCGGCGAGGTCGTCGCCTACGGCGTCGGCTGGTGCCTGGTGCTGGAGTACGCGGTGAGCTCCGGCGCGGTCGCGGTCGGCTGGAGCGAGTACCTCAACCAGCTGCTCGACGACACCCTCGGCGTGCGGATCCCGGACGCGCTGTCCGCGGCCCCGGGCGCCGGCGGGGTGGTGAACCTGCCGGCGATCGTGCTGGTGACGCTGTGCGCGCTGCTGCTGGTCCGCGGCGCCAGCGAGTCGGCGCGGGCGAACGCAGTGATGGTGATCATCAAGATCGCCGTCCTGCTGCTGTTCGTGGTCATCGCGTTCACCGGGTTCGACAGCGGCAACCTCACCCCGTTCGCGCCGATGGGCGTGGCCGGGATCAGCGCCGCGGCGTCGACGATCTTCTTCTCCTTCATCGGCCTGGACGCCGTCTCCACCGCCGGGGAGGAGGTGCGCGACCCGCGCCGGACGCTGCCGCTGGCGATCATCGGTGCCCTCGTGGTGGTCACGGTCGTCTACCTGCTGGTGGCGCTGTCCGCGGTCGGCGCGCAGCCAGCGGAGGAGTTCGAGGGCCAGGAGGCCGGGCTGGCACTGATCCTGGAGCGGGTCACCGGCTCGTCGTGGCCGGGCATCCTGCTGGCCGCCGGCGCGGTCGTCTCGATCTTCTCGGTGACCCTGGTGACGATGTACGGCCAGACGCGCATCCTGTTCGCGATGAGCCGCGACGGCATGATCCCGTCGCTGTTCGCGAAGGTCGACCCCCGCACGCTCACCCCGGTCCGCGGCACCGTGGCCGTCGCCCTGTTCGTGGGGCTGCTGGCCGGGTTCGTCCCGCTGGACTTCCTCATCGACCTGACCAGCATGGGCACGCTGGTCGCCTTCACCGTCGTGTCGATCGGCGTGATGGTGCTCCGCCGCACCGCCCCGGACCTGCCCCGCGGCTTCCGGGTGCCCGGCTACCCCGTCGTCCCGGTGCTGTCGGTGCTGTTCTGTATGTATCTGATCTCCGGGCTGAGCGGGACGACGTTCGCGCTGTTCGCCGGCTGGCTGGTCCTGGCCGCCGTCGTCTACGTGACCTACTCCCGGAAGCACTCCCGGCTGCGGACGCCGTCGCGATGA
- a CDS encoding universal stress protein gives MTVLLGWEAAELGGGDDAALQLAAQLARVEDAPVVVATVVPPDPVSAIASRVDREYRQWRAALTHTRQSEAVTALQAAGVHDARTAVVPGSSVPSGLVEAAHRYKARVLVLGAAVGAPVGRFSPGSVAERLLHSSPAPLALAPREWPEPTRPTRLTCAWAGTARSREALAAAREFAGRWGVPIRLVTFVPERAAMLPSETGLRIEQLVSEEWATQVQGSLDDVVAGWPGPGPAPETLLARGAGWLGAVAAVPWAPGDVLVVGSSRLGPLARVFVGSTATKILRAATVPVLVVPRGSSGTPTGS, from the coding sequence ATGACCGTGCTGCTGGGGTGGGAGGCCGCCGAGCTCGGCGGTGGGGACGACGCCGCGCTGCAGCTGGCCGCGCAGCTCGCCCGCGTCGAGGACGCGCCGGTCGTCGTGGCCACCGTGGTGCCGCCGGACCCGGTGAGCGCGATCGCCTCCCGGGTCGACCGGGAGTACCGGCAGTGGCGCGCCGCGCTCACCCACACCCGGCAGAGCGAGGCGGTCACCGCCCTGCAGGCAGCCGGCGTGCACGACGCCCGGACGGCCGTCGTCCCGGGGTCGTCGGTGCCCTCGGGGCTGGTCGAGGCCGCGCACCGGTACAAGGCCCGGGTGCTGGTGCTCGGGGCCGCGGTCGGGGCGCCGGTCGGGCGGTTCTCCCCCGGCTCGGTGGCCGAGCGGCTGCTGCACAGCTCGCCCGCGCCGCTGGCGCTCGCGCCGCGCGAGTGGCCGGAGCCGACCCGGCCCACCCGGCTGACCTGCGCCTGGGCCGGCACGGCCCGGTCCCGGGAGGCGCTGGCCGCGGCGCGCGAGTTCGCCGGGCGGTGGGGCGTGCCGATCCGGCTGGTCACCTTCGTGCCGGAGCGGGCGGCGATGCTCCCGTCGGAGACCGGGCTGCGGATCGAGCAGCTGGTGAGCGAGGAGTGGGCCACCCAGGTGCAGGGCTCGCTGGACGACGTGGTGGCGGGCTGGCCGGGGCCCGGCCCGGCGCCGGAGACGCTGCTGGCCCGTGGCGCCGGCTGGCTGGGCGCGGTGGCCGCCGTCCCGTGGGCGCCCGGGGACGTGCTCGTCGTCGGGTCGTCGCGGCTGGGGCCGCTGGCGCGGGTGTTCGTGGGGTCGACGGCCACGAAGATCCTGCGCGCGGCGACGGTGCCGGTGCTCGTCGTCCCGCGTGGTTCCAGCGGCACGCCGACCGGCTCTTGA
- a CDS encoding MFS transporter has protein sequence MRSYLTVWRLPSAPVLLLSGFAGRLPSSMVPLALLLMVQEQTGSYAVAGGVSATYGIATALVAPVLGRLADRRSPRGVLLAQSALYPLLLTLAAIVVLVGSPVWALLAAAGAVGASTPLVSGTVRALWSRVDPRVRPTAYALDATATELVFVAGPSLVAVLALVASPSIALAVAGVLGVAGALGIATSAAMRAWVPASAQRRPLFATVTTPGMPRILLSGTALMLGIGALEVAVPAFADAAGAPGMSGLLLAVWALGSAGGGLWFGARMISATLPRQYRWGLLGVTVGLAPLAAVSSPWLLGVLLFLGGTAIAPTLTVQSSLVGSIAPASATTEAFTWLSTVSFGASAIGAAVGGALIETEFGVAGALVLATLAGALAVLVTLLPGRRPTAPTAPRRDVVHA, from the coding sequence ATGCGTTCGTACCTCACCGTGTGGCGGTTGCCGTCCGCCCCGGTGCTCCTGCTCTCCGGCTTCGCCGGCCGTCTGCCGTCGTCCATGGTGCCGCTCGCGCTGCTCCTCATGGTGCAGGAGCAGACCGGTTCGTACGCGGTGGCCGGCGGTGTCTCGGCCACCTACGGCATCGCCACCGCCCTCGTCGCCCCGGTGCTCGGGCGGCTGGCCGACCGTCGCAGCCCGCGCGGCGTGCTCCTCGCGCAGTCCGCGCTGTACCCGCTGCTGCTGACGCTGGCCGCGATCGTCGTCCTGGTCGGCTCCCCGGTGTGGGCGCTGCTCGCCGCGGCCGGCGCGGTCGGCGCGAGCACCCCGCTGGTCTCCGGCACCGTGCGTGCCCTGTGGTCCCGGGTCGACCCGCGCGTGCGGCCCACCGCCTACGCCCTGGACGCGACGGCCACCGAGCTGGTGTTCGTCGCCGGCCCGTCGCTGGTCGCCGTCCTCGCCCTGGTCGCCAGCCCGTCGATCGCCCTCGCGGTCGCCGGCGTGCTCGGCGTCGCCGGTGCGCTGGGCATCGCCACGAGTGCGGCCATGCGCGCCTGGGTCCCGGCGTCGGCGCAGCGGCGGCCGCTGTTCGCGACGGTGACCACGCCTGGGATGCCGCGCATCCTGCTCAGCGGCACCGCGCTGATGCTGGGCATCGGTGCGCTCGAGGTCGCCGTCCCGGCCTTCGCCGACGCCGCCGGCGCCCCGGGAATGTCCGGCCTGCTGCTCGCCGTCTGGGCGCTCGGCTCGGCCGGTGGCGGTCTCTGGTTCGGCGCGCGGATGATCAGCGCCACGCTGCCCCGCCAGTACCGGTGGGGGCTGCTGGGTGTGACCGTCGGCCTGGCCCCGCTCGCCGCGGTGTCCAGCCCGTGGCTGCTCGGCGTCCTGCTGTTCCTCGGCGGGACGGCGATCGCCCCGACGCTGACCGTGCAGAGCTCGCTGGTCGGCTCGATCGCCCCGGCGTCGGCCACCACCGAGGCGTTCACCTGGCTGTCGACGGTCTCCTTTGGTGCCTCCGCGATCGGGGCCGCCGTGGGCGGCGCGCTCATCGAGACCGAGTTCGGCGTGGCCGGTGCGCTGGTCCTCGCCACCCTGGCCGGCGCCCTCGCCGTGCTGGTCACGCTGCTGCCGGGCCGCCGCCCGACCGCGCCGACCGCACCCCGCCGGGACGTCGTCCACGCCTGA
- a CDS encoding bifunctional phosphatase PAP2/diacylglycerol kinase family protein encodes MSSPRRWDAALLARVGRLPTTRVDRWLRKLSTFADHGKLWALIGGLLSLQRGRPRRAAVRGVGSLALSSAIVNVVLKRLFQRGRPDQAAVSHTRALRRTLDSHSFPSGHSASAAAFATGVALESPVLGALIAPVALGVGYSRVHVGVHYPGDVAAGMAVGSAVALATQRWWRVRPVEPARVWQAWDAPALPDGEGLVIAVNPRSGREDYDPAADIQELLPRAEVLELREDAGVAELLGEAARSGRARALGVAGGDGSVAAAAAVALEFGLPLAVVPAGTLNHFARDLGVATPPEAAKAVVSGDAVQVDVAEVNGVPFLNTASIGSYPEMVRRRDRLSGRMGKWAALTVAAAQVLRHGSPVELELNGQRVSAWILFIGNGCYVPRGLSPAWRPRLEDGLLDVQYLRADLRFGRTRAVLATLLGVSNHSRSYAEFQASELQVRVLSGPQQVAYDGETGETTSEFVFRKRERLTVYCSR; translated from the coding sequence ATGAGCTCACCGCGCCGCTGGGACGCCGCCCTGCTGGCGCGCGTCGGCCGCCTCCCGACGACGCGGGTCGACCGGTGGCTGCGCAAGCTGTCCACCTTCGCCGACCACGGCAAGCTCTGGGCGCTGATCGGTGGGCTGCTGTCGTTGCAACGTGGGCGGCCGCGGCGGGCAGCGGTGCGCGGGGTCGGCTCGCTCGCACTGTCCAGCGCGATCGTCAACGTCGTCCTCAAGCGCCTCTTCCAGCGAGGCCGGCCGGATCAGGCGGCCGTCTCCCACACCCGTGCGCTCCGGCGCACGCTGGACTCGCACTCCTTCCCCAGCGGCCACTCGGCGTCCGCGGCGGCGTTCGCCACCGGCGTCGCACTGGAGAGCCCGGTGCTGGGCGCGCTGATCGCGCCGGTCGCGCTGGGGGTGGGCTACTCCCGGGTGCACGTCGGCGTCCACTACCCCGGGGACGTCGCCGCCGGCATGGCCGTCGGCAGCGCCGTGGCGCTGGCGACCCAGCGCTGGTGGCGGGTGCGGCCGGTCGAGCCGGCACGGGTGTGGCAGGCCTGGGACGCCCCGGCACTGCCGGACGGCGAGGGCCTGGTGATCGCGGTCAACCCGCGGTCCGGCCGCGAGGACTACGACCCGGCCGCCGACATCCAGGAGCTGCTGCCCCGCGCCGAGGTGCTGGAGCTGCGCGAGGACGCGGGTGTGGCCGAACTGCTCGGCGAGGCCGCGCGGTCGGGGCGCGCCCGCGCGCTGGGCGTGGCCGGCGGCGACGGCAGCGTGGCGGCGGCTGCGGCCGTCGCGCTGGAGTTCGGTCTGCCGCTGGCGGTCGTTCCCGCGGGAACGCTGAACCACTTCGCCCGCGACCTGGGCGTGGCCACGCCGCCCGAGGCCGCGAAGGCCGTGGTGAGCGGGGACGCCGTGCAGGTCGACGTGGCCGAGGTGAACGGGGTGCCGTTCCTGAACACCGCGTCGATCGGCTCGTACCCGGAGATGGTGCGGCGCCGTGACCGGCTGAGCGGGCGGATGGGCAAGTGGGCGGCGCTGACGGTCGCGGCGGCCCAGGTGCTGCGGCACGGGTCGCCGGTGGAGCTGGAGCTCAACGGGCAGCGGGTGTCGGCCTGGATCCTGTTCATCGGCAACGGCTGCTACGTGCCCCGCGGACTGTCGCCGGCGTGGCGGCCGCGGCTGGAGGACGGTCTGCTCGACGTGCAGTACCTCCGCGCCGACCTGCGGTTCGGGCGCACGCGGGCGGTCCTGGCGACGCTGCTCGGGGTCTCGAACCACAGCCGGTCCTATGCGGAGTTCCAGGCGTCGGAGCTGCAGGTGCGGGTCCTGTCTGGGCCTCAGCAGGTGGCCTACGACGGCGAGACCGGCGAGACGACGTCGGAGTTCGTGTTCCGCAAGCGCGAGCGGCTGACCGTCTACTGCTCCCGGTGA